The DNA segment GCTGATCTCCTCGAAAAAAGTGGATAGCCGGAGCGCCTTGATCAGTATATGGTCAGGGCGTTCTTTCCATTTTGATGAGAGGCAACTCGTTTCATGTTCAGCGTGTAACGGTCGACCAGGCAAGCGTCTCATTCGAGGCGGGCACTCAGAATTCCTCCCACTCCATGACACCATTCTTTTCAGACGGTTCTCCCATGCCTTTGAACTGGATTCCCATTCGAGAAAAACCCGGACGACCTTCTACCAAAGTTCGTATTTTCCCGAAATACCAGTAGGGTTTGAATGATTTTTCCCGAAAGTTGAACATGAACAGATTGATAACAACGGGTGATCCTACAGCGCAGGTTTCTGGGATGATGCTATTTTGAACACTGAGGCCAAGTCCTCCGTTCGAAATATTTATTACTGCATTGGCTGATTGCCCTGGCCCTTCATCGGTGAAGGAGTTGACTGCTATTTGTGCTGCCGCATCTTCGAATGGAATGTCGGATGTACGCGCATCCTCGACCCATAATTTGACACGGATGAACTGCTGGTCGGCAACCTTTTTTCGGCTATGCTTTCGGCGCGGGATGAGCGTGTATTCTCTTGGGGCCGTGAGGATGATTCTGTTTGTTTTTCGGCCGGATTTATCCGACTCAATCAGCTTGGCCGTAAAGGAGTTGGTTTTTCCCTTGTCTGTCTTCAGTGGAGCAAAGAGACAAATAAGGTCGTTGCCTTCATGTATTTTCAGAGTATCCAGTCGTTCTATGATCTCACAATGAATTTTTCCCGAGGATGCTGAAGTTATGACGCATCGAATTGCCACACCATCTTGATCCAGCGAGTTGAGAATATCTATGGTAGCGCCTTCCTGCTGAAGGATACGAGGGATATTATACCTTTTGTGGGATGTTTGTTTCCCGCTTCCTCGAAAGAGTCGTATGGCGCGAATGAGTAAAAAAAGTGCGAGAATGCCAAGGGCGATCGCCCCTGTGGAGCGCATGGCCTGAACGGACAGCCCTGGGGCGATACGGTGTATTGCCAGTGTCACTGCTTGAATCGTTTCGGTGATAATTTCCATGGGGAGCATTGGGCGCTTTATTTAGAAGTTGACGAAGTGTTTTTTCGCATCGAGCACTTTGCCAAGATATCGTCTTGTTTCTTGATAAGCGAGATGTTTGCGCAGGGTGCTGTAGACCTTAGCCGGCGGGGCTGCGTTGATAGCGGCTACTGCTTTTTTGCGGTTTTTATTAAAAGTGTTCAAAACAGTTCCAGCTCCTCCGTTATAGCCAGCTATGACACAATATTCTCTTGAGACAGGGCTTTTGATCCCATTGAGGAAACGGGTGTCGAGTAAATGAAGATATGCCGAGCCGTATGTTATGTTGGTTGCCGGCATGAGTAGATCCTTTCGGGATGGGGTGCCTTTTTTCCCATGCAAAAATTGATAAACATCGCTACCGGCAGTTTTGGGAACAACCTGCATAAGTCCCAGTGCCATGGCTGCGCTCGTGGCAAATGGGTTGAAGTCCGATTCTACCTTCATGATGGCATAAATGAGATTTTTGCTGACAGAAAATCGTTTTGCTGCCGATTTGACCAGTTGTTCGTACTTTTTCGCTCTGATGTCCAGATGATCCCTGACCATGCTTATGCTGACAGAGTGGACTGTCTTGTGACCATTCTTTTTTGTTTCAAGAGAGTTTTTGATCAGATAGTCGGCAAAGTGTTCAGCACGCCATGCCCAACGGATATCCTTGTTGTCTTGATCCTTAACTTCGCCAAGAAGAAAAGGTGTATCACCCAGTTTTACCGTTTGTGCAGAGTAGAGATCGACAGCCCTGGGATCTCCAGGGGTCAGGAGAGTTGTTACAATCGCATTCTTCAAGTTTTTTTTTGGCGTTTCTGTTGCAAGGGTTTCGATTGTTATGACACCGCTATCGAAATCGATGCTGGCTCTGGAGAGATAATTGTCCGTATATTTGACGTAACTTTTAGGTTCAGGAAGGCGGACATTCTCTTTCCCCCAAACTTTTTCGACTGACGTGACAAGCTTCTCAACCATCGAGGAGAAGTGTTTGATATCCGTTGCAAGGGCTTCAGGGTTCGTTGCATAGCCGATGGCTTTATCTCGTGCCAATGCCTGTGCTGCGGTTGCAGGATTTCCTGTCGCTGCCGCTCGGACAATGCGTACAGCATCATATCGTGTACATGAGACCATGGATATACAGAGAAAACAGGCTAGTATGAGGTGGTTCATTATATGCAACACTCTAATTCTACTTGACATTTTTTATGCGACTGGCGAATGTGCCTAAGACGTTATGAATATTTTGAAGTAATTTCAAGTTGGTGTAAATCTTGACACAACAGGTTCACCCAGGAGGGTGGTATGATTGATACACCGATTGTCGAGATCATCGATCCTGACCTTGAAGAGTTGATGGAACGTTTTTTTGATAATTCTCGCAAGGATATTAAAAGCATGCGCACTGCTTTGGAGTGCAAGGATTTTGAGACGCTGACCAGGCTCGGGCATACGGCCAAAGGAACTGGGTATGGATACGGTTTCAAGGGAATGGGGAAGATTGGTCTTGCTCTTGAAGAAGCCGCAAAAATGAAAGATTGTGTAACAAGCCATATGCATATTGATCGTATGGAACTGTATCTGTCCACTGTTAAAGTGAAATTCGGTAAATAACTCGGCTTGTACAATTGTATTGTACCCAGTGAATCTGAGCACGAGGGTGTCTTCGGTTTTTATTTCTCGGTCTGAGCTCCATACTGGTCAACAAGGGCGGGGTAAAAGAAAATTCAAAAGGGCTTTCTCTTAAGAGAAGGCCCTTTTGAATTTTCTTTTACCCGTTCAACCGTTGGCGGATGGACTGGAACGTTTTGTTAAGTAGGCTTATGGCCTTTTCAACCTTCTGTTTATGTTGGTCCCCGATCGCTTTCCAGCCTGACCTGTATCCCAGGTACTTTATATATAAGCACGATCCATGCCAGTGGATAGAGGCCTGGGCTGATTATTTTTACTATGTACTATATCAGAGAGTTAAGGGCTGTCCCAGCGCTTTCGTCTTTTCCGATAGGGGAAAAAATGTGCATCTCTGTCGAAAAAATGACAGGGCAGCATATATTTCCGATATATTCTCATTGCCTGCCTCTGCCTATAAAAGTTCCATGGCTGCATCAACATCCCAGTTCTCGTGAACGACTTTGTTTAACGCCGCGACGATTTTGGCAGGATGTTTGTGCTGGAAAATATTTCTGCCGACAGAGAGGCCGGATCCACCAGCCTGGATGGAGTCATAGACCATTTGCACCAAATCACGGTCGTTTTCCATCTTCGGTCCACCTGCTATGACCACGGGAACACAACATCCGTCTGTAACTTGAGTGAAAGACGCCGGGTCTCCAGTATAGTTGACCTTGA comes from the Pseudodesulfovibrio piezophilus C1TLV30 genome and includes:
- the mltC gene encoding membrane-bound lytic murein transglycosylase MltC, with the translated sequence MNHLILACFLCISMVSCTRYDAVRIVRAAATGNPATAAQALARDKAIGYATNPEALATDIKHFSSMVEKLVTSVEKVWGKENVRLPEPKSYVKYTDNYLSRASIDFDSGVITIETLATETPKKNLKNAIVTTLLTPGDPRAVDLYSAQTVKLGDTPFLLGEVKDQDNKDIRWAWRAEHFADYLIKNSLETKKNGHKTVHSVSISMVRDHLDIRAKKYEQLVKSAAKRFSVSKNLIYAIMKVESDFNPFATSAAMALGLMQVVPKTAGSDVYQFLHGKKGTPSRKDLLMPATNITYGSAYLHLLDTRFLNGIKSPVSREYCVIAGYNGGAGTVLNTFNKNRKKAVAAINAAPPAKVYSTLRKHLAYQETRRYLGKVLDAKKHFVNF
- a CDS encoding Hpt domain-containing protein, producing the protein MIDTPIVEIIDPDLEELMERFFDNSRKDIKSMRTALECKDFETLTRLGHTAKGTGYGYGFKGMGKIGLALEEAAKMKDCVTSHMHIDRMELYLSTVKVKFGK